The following is a genomic window from Zalophus californianus isolate mZalCal1 chromosome 10, mZalCal1.pri.v2, whole genome shotgun sequence.
TATGTGAGCATTTCAGAGCCATGGTGGCTTTGATTGTTAAGCTGAGTGTCTTGCTGAGGGGCAGGTGTCCGGATAGACAGATCACAGGCTGTGGAGCCCTTTGGGGGCCAGACCCACTGTGCTATTTGCCAAGTCTGTCCCCAAAGATTCATTTGGAAGCTACCCAGTGAAGAGTCCAAGGCTATTGCAGGAAGCGCTGCCTCACAGGGCATGTGTTCGATGTGACCTGCCCTGAGCCAGAGGCTTCTTGGCTGCAAGGAATCCGGAGGGACAAATGTGAGCCTACCCTGACCACCAGCTCGCCACATCATGCCCTTCATGACAGCCAAATTGCCCATAAAATTACCCGCTTGTCCCTGAGCCTGGCCCTCTGGCCCTGGAAACTGGCCCTGGAGCCTGGCCTTGTTctggctcccttcccccaccccggtCCCATCTACTATTATTTCCATTCCCTGCATCTTGAGCACAAGTGCTCCCACTTCCTTGGCTGTGAGCACAAAGTTTGCAACCACAGACCTCTGCATTCACATCCTGAGTGCTGAGCATGATGCCTGGTATATAAGAACTCAATCatcagcttaaaaaataaatgactcctTACCACTCAAAGTAGGATCCCTGGATTAATAGCAAAGGCATTGGCTGGGAGCTTGTGAGATATACAGCATCTCGGCGCCCTGCTCCAGACCTGAAACAGGATGTGCACTGTAACAAGACCCTCAGGTGATTCACATGCACCTTcgaatttgagaagcactggcctAATTCATACACTTGTCCTGAAAGTCAGTGACATCAGGTATGTACATGTCTGGCAAAGAGCTTGGTACATTACAGATGTGCAAATAACATgagtcatttctttctctgacccttCTGCCCTAGAATGCAAAATCTCTGAAGCTAGGGGCCATGTCTCATTTCTCTTGAGATCTCTAGTCAAGTTTACCACCTGGCTCGTCGTCATCCTCGGTAAGTGTTTAAGTGCTGAAGACTTAGCATAGCTTAGTATAGCGATCTGCCCAATTGCAGGCGGCAATCCATTAGTAGGTGTGGAAATAAATTTAGTGGGGTGTaaccatatagaaaaataattagggggcgactgggtggctcagtaagtagagcatgtgactctttggggttgtgagttcaagccccaggttcgACATGGAGATTatgtaacatataaataaataaatacaaattaaaatagaagAGATTAGAAAACATCAGAGTGCATCCCATGTAATAAGGGTAAgttttgaggtgcctgggtggttcatccttaagcgtctgccttcggcttgggtcatggtcccagggtcctgggatggaaccccacatcgggctacctgctctgcggggagcctacttctccctctcccactccccctgcttgctttccctctctcactgtgtctctctctgtccaagaaataaataaaatctttaaaaaaaaataagggtaaatttTGACTTTGTGAGATTTTGGTTTTTGTctcgtgtgtgcatgtgtgtgcatgtgggtatGTCTGGGGTCCCTCTGTCAAGTGTATTTCTTTCTGAAAGTCAACAGTCCACCTTGGTCATGCAAGGCCATACTTAGCAATTCTGAGCGCAGGTTCTAGAGTCAGACGAAGAGGGATCCAAATCCCAGATCTCCTACTTAtcgactgtgtgaccttgggccagttacttaacctctcagttGCTTCCAACTGTGAATCAAGTTGTTagaaacatccatgtgcaggtttctgtgtggacataagttttcaagccctttgggtaaataccaaaagGCATGATTGCTAGGttgtatggtaagaatatgtgtagtcttgtgggtttttaaaaagtttttatggaattctctctcttttttttaaaggaggctcctccatacccagtgtggagcccaatgcggggtttgaactcatgaccctgagattgagacctgagctgaaatcaagagtaggacacttaaccgactgagccatccgggcgccccttaaagtttttatttaaattccagatagTTCACATACAGGGTTATATATTGATAGAACACTCCCATACGTCACCCAGTGTTGatcacaagtgcgctccttcatccctgtgttctctgtagttaagcgtctgtttcttggtttgtctctgtctctctttttaccctctttgttccatttgtttcttaaattccacatgtgagtgaaatcatttggtatttgtctttcacagacttacttcacttagcattccACTCTCTAGctttatccatgtcattgcacatGGCATAAGTATGCTTAGTTCTATAAGAAACTACCGAACTGGCTTCCAAAGTATCTGTACCGTTTTGcattcattcccaccagcaattaaTGCgcgttcctgttgctccacatcctccttGGCGTTTATTAACGTCAGTCTTCGGGATTTTGGCAATTCTAATAGGTATGTGGTGCCGTCTCACTGTTGTTCTGATTTGCATCTTCCTCACGACATCTGATGTAGAGCAAGcctaatattttcaaagttcatctgcACTGTAGCGTcagtactttgtttcttttaatggctCAATAATACTCTCAATTATTCATagtagaagaaataaaggaagtagGTCCTGGGTTtttgttcttggttttttttggatttgtttttgtttttttaatgcttccACAACTACATGGGGGAAAATAGTAGTCACTTGTGTATCGTCGTCATGATGGTGATATCACCTCCACCGTACAAAGAACTGTCCCTAACCAAGCTGTTTCATGGCTTTAATATGCTTCTGTTTGAATTAGCTCTGTTGGAAAGAAGTTACTTGGgtttcctccccaaccccagcttTCACTGGGCTGGTCATTTGGAGCTGACAAACTGTGTCGAATTTGTATTATATCACCTCAGCTACAATGGAAATGCTTTTCTCAGAACTCCCTTCCTTCTAGGGTTCCCCGTCAGCAGGAGCTGCAGACATATTTGTGCAAGATTTGGAAGTGGGAAATGGAGTGGCAGCCATGTTGCTGTCCACGCAATAGCGATTAGCCTAGGTTTTTGCTGCTGTTGTTCCTGTGGTGTGGTTGggtcctttcttttgctttcccaaCAGCTGATCACCCTAGGCCAGGGGAAAGATTCAGATTATATCGAATCTGTTGGAAAGTATGCTCAATGAATGGAAAACTGTAACAAAGCATATGGATATACTtcccaaatttgaaaataagcaaCAAAGAATAAATTGGAAATGTATGAGTCACTAGATGAAAGGCTTAATTATGCATTTTCCCATACGAATTCCTCCTGTGAACACTTCCTCAATAAGTCACTTGCACATATGTCCTTGTCTTAGGCTCTGCTGCTCGGAAGTGTGACCTAAGAGAGCACGGATTCCCGGATGCCTGGAATGTGTACCTCCTAAATGCTGGTCTGGGGTTCCCGAAAAGACCAGATGATAACAGCCCTCACCTACCTCTTTGGGGACAAGGGATTGTGTTTCCCAAATGCCAAATGCCTGCAGGTCCGTTTCATAAATCCCAAATGTCTCCAAGACCCTTAAGATACTGATAAggtacaggggaaaaaaaggggaaacaGGTTTCCTTACACTGAGGAATCAGGGCCTGCCCCACAGCAGGCGGCAGCAGTAACTGGACTCAACCTCCACTGCGGGGCGGCCGGGTTAGGGGCCGGCAGCGGCGGGGCCTCCTCTTCCGGAGGGCGGCTTTTGGCTTCGGGGAAGGAGGCCCCGGCCCcgcgggagggagggggaggggaagccggTGCGGGGATTGGCGGAAGCGCCGGCGCCAGTGCCCCGGCCACTCTTGCGCCGGACGCCCGGAGGGTCGCGCGACCCTCGCCCGTTAGCGCCGAGGGCCCCGACGTCACCGCGACGCCCCCCGCGCCCCGAGGCTGCTGTTCTTCGAGCCCACTCGCCGCGCGTCGCCGCCGCCTGGAGAGATGGAAGGCCCAGCCGCCGACGCCATCATGTCGCCCGAAGAGGAGCTGGACGGGTACGAGCCGGAACCTCTGGGGAAGCGGCCGGCTGTCCTGCCCTTGCTGGAGTCGGTCGGGGAGGCCAGCAGTGGCCCTTGCAGGGACGGCTCACTGCCCTCGACGCCACCcccagcagaggaggaggaagacgagTTGTACCGGCTGTCGCTGGAGATTATCTCTCGGTACCTTCGGGAGCAGGCAACAGGCGCCAAGGACGCGAGACCACTGGCCGGGTCTGGGGCGGCCGGCCCGAAGGCGTTAGAGGCCCTCCGACGGGTCGGGGACCAGCTACAGCGCAACCACGAGACGGCCTTCCGAGGTATGCTTCGGAAACTGGACATCAAAAACGAAGACGATGTCAAATCTTTGTGTCCAGTGATGGTCCACGTTTTCAGTGACGGAGTAACAAACTGGGGCAGGATTGTGACTCTTATTTCTTTTGGTGCCTTTGTGGCCAAACACTTGAAGAGGATAAACCAAGAAAGCTGCATCGAACCCTTAGCAGAAAGCATCACAGATGTTCTCGTGAGGACAAAACGAGACTGGCTAGTGAAACAAAGAGCCTGGGATGGGTTTGTGGAGTCCTTCCACGTACAGGACCTAGAAGGTGGCGTCAGAAATGTGTTGCTGGCTCTTGCAGGTGTTGTTGGAGTAGGAGTTGGTTTGGCATATCTAATAAGATAGCCTTTTAAGTGCAATGATTGACTTTTAACCAACCCGCACCAAAACCACCTAGGACTCCTGTGAAATCAAAGGTATTTATGAAGCTGGACTTTGAGCTGTCCAGGCTGTAACCCCCAAGAGTTCGAGGCTAGCAACGTACAACAGCAGGTGGCAAGAGGATTATGGCTAACAGGAATAAATACATGGGAAAAGTAGTCCTCCTTGAAGAGTCACTGTCTAAAAGAAGCAGAGGTCAGTTCAGCAACAGGCAAACTTTGGGAGGCCGTGGAGGAGGACTTTTCGATTTAGTGAAGATGGTGGGGTTGAAGAGACTTAATTTCCTCGTCTAGAACAGGAGAGTGGCCAGTAGCCAGGCTAGTCCTAGAGTCCATTAAATATGTCCACTGAATTCATTAACTTCTTATAGCGTTACAAGAGAAGCAGTGGCAATGGCATTGATCTGTATAAAATGGATTGAAGCTACAGCTAATAGAACTATGACTAGAAGCCTGAGTACTGTACAACAGAGTGTGAAGGGAAGCTTTTGCCCTATAATTAGCTTTCCCAGGTATACTTCCTGAATAGAAAGTCCAAGTGCTCAGGACTTTTCTACCTGTTCTGCTTTGGCTTGGTTTGAGTGGTTTAGTTTTAATAGCCTGGTGATGGCCAAGAATACTCGACTTAAGGCTCGATACTTAGAGTTGCAAATATGAGAATAGCCTCAATTTTTAAGGTTAAAGCATCTTGTAAATGTATTTGTCtgtaaaaattgtatatatttttacagaaagtctatttctttgaaatgtaaaggGATGAAGAGTCTCCAGAGACATCAGTTTTTGCATACCCATTTGAACTTGTGTAGTTAGGAACCTATTTCTTACAGCTTTTGTATTCTAAATATTGTTCTGGTCTTCTAGATTGTACACAGAACCAATTGGTGTAATTGTACACAACTTGGTTGTAATGGGACAATTCTGATTCATAACTATGCAGACTTTAATTTTCCTATCTGGTTGGTAAGtattccttagtttttgtttttatttttttaaacctgggaTTGAGAAACTGAGGGATGGGAATTCATCCTTTCACGGCCTTACATGTGGGTTTTCAATAATTGAGTCAAGGTGGAGTTTAAGTTTTGGGCAGGGGGCGCATGTGGGCTGATACCTTACAAAATAATGGGCTCTGATTGACGAGTAGCTACTCATTTGAGTTCCTTCCACTTGACCTAATTTAACTGGTAAAATTTAAATTGAGTTTATGAGGTCATCTTCAAAACTTTTGCTAAAAGATTTTCAGCTGTTCCAAATGGGACTTACTAACAGTGTGTATATACAAAGATCCCATCAGTGGATGAGAGATACTCGATCCCTTGTTTGGTCAATAAATTGTAAAATGAtggcttgggggaaaaaaaagggaaacaaagtgAGGAGTGTTATGGCACCATATAGTTGTGTCATCCCCTACCCCTCACCCTAGAAATGTATCTAAGAGCATGAGGGGGATGCTGGAATGGGAGAAATATCATGGACTTGCATGAATATTCCAATGCAATGAAATGCTGATGTTGGGACTTGGACTTTGGGTCCTGCCTGCTGGGAGCAAATTGTGAAATAGGTGGGCAACACCTCTGTGATGTATTGATATGTTTATGTCCCTGTCTCATCCAtagttaaaacaacaaaacaaaaaaacccaccctaCTTGGCCCGGGGTAGGGGCTTGGGGCTGATGGCTAAGGAGGGTGTGTGTTTCCTTCTGCGGGtaattaaaatattccaaaaggGATGACTGTGATGGGTGCACACACCTGGGAATGTTCTAAAAGCCATGAAATGATACACtttaggggcaccggggtgggtcagtcgttaagcgtctgctttcggctcgggtcatggtcccagggtcctgggatcaagcccctcatcgggctccctgctccacagggagtcgcttctccctctcccactccccctgcttgtgttccctctctcgctgtctctctctgtccaagaaataaataaaatctttaaaaaaaaataagggtaaatttTGACTTTGTGAGATTTTGGTTTTTGTctcgtgtgtgcatgtgtgtgcatgtgggtatGTCTGGGGTCCCTCTGTCAAGTGTATTTCTTTCTGAAAGTCACAGTCCACCTTGGTCATGCAAGGCCATACTTAGCAATTCTGAGCGCAGGTTCTAGAGTCAGACGAAGAGGGATCCAAATCCCAGATCTCCTACTTAtcgactgtgtgaccttgggccagttacttaacctctcagttGCTTCCAACTGTGAATCAAGTTGTTagaaacatccatgtgcaggtttctgtgtggacataagttttcaagccctttgggtaaataccaaaagGCATGATTGCTAGGttgtatggtaagaatatgtttagtcttgtgggtttttaaaaagtttttatggaattctcttttttttaagggaggctcctccatacccagtgtggagcccaatgcggggtttgaactcatgaccctgagattgagacctgagctgaaatcaagagtaggacacttaaccgactgagccatccgggcgccccttaaagtttttatttaaattccagatagTTCACATACAGGGTTATATATTGATAGAACACTCCCATACGTCACCCAGTGTTGatcacaagtgcgctccttcatccctgtgttctctgtagttaagcgtctgtttcttggtttgtctctgtctctctttttaccctctttgttccatttgtttcttaaattccacatgtgagtgaaatcatttggtatttgtctttcacagACTTAACTTCACTTAGCATTCCACTCTCTAGctttatccatgtcattgcacatGGCATAAGTATGCTTAGTTCTATAAGAAACTACCGAACTGGCTTCCAAAGTATCTGTACCGTTTTGcattcattcccaccagcaattaaTGCgcgttcctgttgctccacatcctcctcGGCGTTTATTAACGTCAGTCTTCGGGATTTTGGCAATTCTAATAGGTATGTGGTGCCGTCTCACTGTTGTTCTGATTTGCATCTTCCTCACGACATCTGATGTAGAGCAAGcctaatattttcaaagttcatctgcACTGTAGCGTcagtactttgtttcttttaatggctCAATAATACTCTCAATTATTCATagtagaagaaataaaggaagtagGTCCTGGGTTtttgttcttggttttttttggatttgtttttgtttttttaatgcttccACAACTACATGGGGGAAAATAGTAGTCACTTGTGTATCGTCGTCATGATGGTGATATCACCTCCACCGTACAAAGAACTGTCCCTAACCAAGCTGTTTCATGGCTTTAATATGCTTCTGTTTGAATTAGCTCTGTTGGAAAGAAGTTACTTGGgtttcctccccaaccccagcttTCACTGGGCTGGTCATTTGGAGCTGACAAACTGTGTCGAATTTGTATTATATCACCTCAGCTACAATGGAAATGCTTTTCTCAGAACTCCCTTCCTTCTAGGGTTCCCCGTCAGCAGGAGCTGCAGACATATTTGTGCAAGATTTGGAAGTGGGAAATGGAGTGGCAGCCATGTTGCTGTCCACGCAATAGCGATTAGCCTAGGTTTTTGCTGCTGTTGTTCTTGTGGTGTGGTTGggtcctttcttttgctttcccaaCAGCTGATCACCCTAGGCCAGGGGAAAGATTCAGATTATATCGAATCTGTTGGAAAGTATGCTCAATGAATGGAAAACTGTAACAAAGCAGATGGATATACTtcccaaatttgaaaataagcaaCAAAGAATAAATTGGAAATGTATGAATCACCAGATGAAAGGCTTAATTATGCATTTTCCCATACGAATTCCTCCTGTGAACACTTCCTCAATAAGTCACTTGCACATATGTCCTTGTCTTAGGCTCTGCTGCTCGGAAGTGTGACCTAAGAGAGCACGGATTCCCGGATGCCTGGAATGTGTACCTCCTAAATGCTGGTCTGGGGTTCCCGAAAAGACCAGATGATAACAGCCCTCACCTACCTCTTTGGGGACAAGGGATTGTGTTTCCCAAATGCCAAATGCCTGCAGGTCCGTTTCATAAATCCCAAATGTCTCCAAGACCCTTAAGATACTGATAAggtacaggggaaaaaaaggggaaacaGGTTTCCTTACACTGAGGAATCAGGGCCTGCCCCACAGCAGGCGGCAGCAGTAACTGGACTCAACCTCCACTGCGGGGCGGCCGGGTTAGGGGCCGGCAGCGGCGGGGCCTCCTCTTCCGGAGGGCGGCTTTTGGCTTCGGGGAAGGAGGCCCCGGCCCcgcgggagggagggggaggggaagccggTGCGGGGATTGGCGGAAGCGCCGGCGCCAGTGCCCCGGCCACTCTTGCGCCGGACGCCCGGAGGGTCGCGCGACCCTCGCCCGTTAGCGCCGAGGG
Proteins encoded in this region:
- the LOC113932555 gene encoding LOW QUALITY PROTEIN: induced myeloid leukemia cell differentiation protein Mcl-1 homolog (The sequence of the model RefSeq protein was modified relative to this genomic sequence to represent the inferred CDS: deleted 2 bases in 1 codon), with amino-acid sequence MHTDKVQGKKRGNRFPYTEESGPAPQQAAAVTGLNLHCGAAGLGAGSGGASSSGGRLLASGKEAPAPREGGGGEAGAGIGGSAGASAPATLAPDARRVARPSPVSAEGPDVTATPRAPRLLFFEPTRRASPPPGEMEGPAADAIMSPEEELDGYEPEPLGKRPAVLPLLESVGEASSGPCRDGSLPSTPPPAEEEEDELYRLSLEIISRYLREQATGAKDARPLAGSGAAGPKALEALRRVGDQLQRNHETAFRGMLRKLDIKNEDDVKSLCPVMVHVFSDGVTNWGRIVTLISFGAFVAKHLKRINQESCIEPLAESITDVLVRTKRDWLVKQRAWDGFVESFHVQDLEGGVRNVLLALAGVVGVGVGLAYLIR